The genomic DNA ATTATGAAGGAGTCCATGAGTCGCTATTTTTACTACGAGGATGATAACGCAGTTGAGCCTTCCGAGATTGTCGGAAACAAAGTGAGTGGGATACTGTTTGACAATATTATAGATTACACAACGTATTTCGGAAGACAGGTCGAATATATTCACGGGATTCACATGTTGCCAACGACTCCGGTATCATCAAACATCCGCTCACAGTCCTTCGTTCAGCAGGAATGGCAATCGAAGATATCACCAATCATCGGAACGCTGCACAGCCCCTGGGCAGGCATACTGAAACTGGGGCAAGCACTGTTCGACCCAGCTGATTCCTATGCCTTTTTCAGCAACTTGAACTTCGATTCCGGCACCTATCTCGATAACGGCATGAGTCGCACCTGGGCATTAGCATTTTCGGGGGGGCTTGCAAATTCTCTGGGGGTATTATAGAGTATAATGAGAAAAGTCTCCCATCCGGTCCCCCACCCACCTTGCAGCTGAACTCTCAGAAGCACATTTCGTATATAGTTAGTACGACAATCCATTTGCATTCTTCACGTATATAGACAAACTTTTAAAAATTAGTTTGCATATTTTACGTTGTGTATATCTGTGAAATTACCAGCGGGACAGACGAAGGAAGACCGGAACAATTCACAACCCCGCATTTTTCGACAAACACAAGAAAAGCGGAGTTTAGCATTCAAATTGCGGGGTAATTACGAATAAAAGGATACGAAATTATGCAATCTCCGGTAGTTTGCAAACATACAAACGCGGGGAACGTACCGAAAGAGGATCATCAAGGCAATGAGGGAGATGGGGGAGATGGGGGAGAGATGGGGGAGGGGCAGAGTTGATTTATCTAAACTCTTGACTCAAACGTATTTATTTGGGACTCAGATGCATGCCACTCCTCCggacagatttttttgtcagGTATCTCATTGAgtcatcaaaaatgattatAGGTGAAGTGGGGGGAGCAGGGTGAGCGGGGGGGAAAGCGGCGGGAGAAGCGGCGGGAGCAGTTGCGAGAAGATCGATATCCCAATGGTAATACACACTCACACGTAgatgtatatatatacatgtGTGTATGTTTATAGGAACACTTCAGACATTGATAAATACAGTGGTGTCTTCCTTTTTAAGAGGGAGCCGAGGCAGGAAAATAGGAAGAAATCGAATATGGGCTTCGAGAAACTAGGAATTAGGAATATTTTTGCCAGGGTCGAGGAAAGGCCAACGCCGCCAAAGGTCTACAACTGGAGAATTTACGCTACAGCTCTTCTGGCCGCTACATCTTCTGTTCTAATAGGGTATGATAGCGGGTTTATTGGGGGCACGGTTGCTAACGAACATTTTCTGACGAACTTCAACATGGAACCCCATACAACGAGAGCTCAAGATAGCACAGCAAatgttatttcttgttttcaTGCAGCTGCTTTTTTTGGAGCGTTGTTTGGGTACCCAATGGCTCACTTTTTCGGCCGTAAAATATCGCTGATAGTGTTCGCTGCAATCGGCACTGTTGGCTCTTCTATCATGCTGATCGCTGTAGGCGGCAATATAATTCCCTTATATATTGGACGTGTCATGACCGGACTTACTGTTGGGGCGTCAACAAATTTAACAGTCGTGTATTTGAGCGAAGTTGCACCTAGTTCCATTCGTGGTCAAATAGTTGCACTTTTCGAAGTTGGCTGGAGAGTCGGTGACTTAGTGGGGTTCTGGATCAATTATGGGGTTGTGGAGCATGTGGCACCAGGAAATCGTCAATGGCTGATACCAGTGGCGATTCAAATTATACCGGCGGCAATGTTTCTGCTAGCATCTGTAGTGCTTGTTGAGTCACCACGTTGGTTGTTTCAAGTAGGGCGCGAGAACGAAGCACTGAAGAATCTTTGTTGGTTAAGACAACTCTCAATTGATGACGATTATATGGATTGGGAAATTAATTCCATTAAAGAATCAATTGCTCTGCAAAATAGCACAATAGGTAATGGTATACTTGATCCTGCCAAAGAagttttcatcaataacacaaaatacttcaaaagattggGAATAACATTTTGcttgtttttatttcaaaactttatGGGTATTCAAGCATTAAATTATTATAGTGTTACGTTGTTTCAGAGTCTTGGAGTTAGAGGTACAAACGCTTCCCTGTTTTCTTCTGGTTTATTTGCAGTTTGCAAGTTTATCTGCACGTTTATTTACGTTTTCCTTATTGTCGATCAATGTGGTAGACGGTATGCATTTTTGGTTTCCTCAACATTCTGCAGTATCTTCTTTTGGTACATCGGTGCctatttgaaaattgcaGATCCCACACGACCAGGTGCAGATGCAGGACAAGGGGGGAAAGCCGCGATAGCAATGATGTATCTGTGGACTGTTTCTTTTATATGTGCTTGGAGTGGCGGACCGTTTGTATGGGCAGCTGAGGTGTACGAGCAGAATATTAGGGTTTTCACTCAGAGTTTAAATGCAGCGGTCTCTTGGGTACCTATTTTCATTATGACCAGGTTAACAACTAACATGGTCAATGCCATGCACTACGgtatattctttttctttgcttcAATTGCCGCTCTTTCTGTACCATTTgtattcttctttgtcCCCGAAACTAAAGGGATTCCTTTGGAAGAAATCGATAGATTATTCGAGAAAGGCATTCCAGCATACAGAGCGCATAATATTGTCCACcagtatttgaaagattctGTCGTTGAAGAGTCAGATAAAGGATCGACTGACTCCAATTACggttttgaaatattcgATGCAGCaacgaaacaaaaaaatgaagagattTTCATAGAGAACGCGGAAAACAGCAGCACATTTGAGCACTAGTATTAAATTGAAGAACCATCATTTACTGAACATTCATGTCGGAGGGATGCCTTTGCGAGTTGAGGTCACTCATCTTTCACCAACTTGTAGATCTGCTTCAACTCAACTGTTTTTGGCGTCTACactccttttttttttttccccAATGAATTGTAGATCGCAGGGTATATACAGCAAGGTGACTGTATAAAGACATATGGTCAATCATAAACAGTCAGTCGAGTGTAAGGAAGTATGTAGTAACTACAAATGTAGGTAATTTACCATTCAGGTACTTATTCAATTGTATTTTTATCGTCTGGATTGCTGTTGATTGAATGAATGGGCGGATCAATTAAGCGGTAAAGCAGTCACCTAACAGGTTGATTTGTGCGTTTTAACGACATATTTTGTGCAGCATACGTCTACTAGCTCTTAGATATGGCAGCATTTAGCATTATTTGTTACCTGTAAAACAATCAGTCAAGTTGATTGGCCGATTCGATATGTGTTTGTTGACAGATATCGTTGCCCTTATCAGTTCCCCAATCCATTTTCTCTAAAAACTATTGGAAACAAGAAATTGACCGAGAACGCTGTATATTTCAATCTGTTCCGCCACGCCACGCCACGCCACGCCATTCTACTATcactgcaaaaaaaaatgccaaGAAGAGTATGCATGCATAATCAGTTCTTTTGGAGCACGTTCTATGTACGCCTGTAAAAGTTTTGAATAGGCCAAGTAATATTTAGGCACAGCTCGCATGCCGTGTGCACTCAAGCTTCCTTATCTTAGATCAACAACTGTGAGAAAGGTGctgaatttcttttttgaaacaaacGCGGCGACGTCGTTACtcgaaaatgaagaaaaaatgcaagACCCTTCTAGTTCCAATGTTCTCATAATGGAAAACTTCCACGAGCACGCTTCCAACCTGAGGTGGACGGAAGTAGGGGCGGCTCTGCCATTCTCTCATCAAGATACCACCAAACATATCCGACGGTAGCCATGGGAGGCACCtaataatgaaaagaggTCAGATTTTAGATGTAATCAGAAAGGATAGGAATAAAAACAGTAGATAAGAGAGAGAGACCTGTaccttttccttttcgcAGCTTCTTTTGGAAGATTAGAGGATTAAGtagctttctttttcgtgTAAAAAATTTCGACTATAAATTAATATAAATTCAGCATATGAAATGCTACAATGAAATctaaatatatatgatgAAATGACTGTCTAAGTAACACATTGTATATGACGTCAGACGTCAAATTATCGTATGTCGCGGCTGAGAAGGCCACTAGCCAGGAAAGTGATGTCGAGTGCACGACAATTATCGAGGAGACCACGGAAGGTGTTCTTCACAATGATAGAACAAAACTCAAACAGGGGTTGAAGTCTCGGCACATCAAAATGCTGACTATAGTAGGGGTTTTTGGTACTGGTCTTTTCCTATCTTCTGGTGGAACATTACGAAGAGCTGGTCCTGTAGGGCTTCTACTTGCATACCTGCTTGTCGGTATAGTCGTCGGTTGCAATCAAATTGCAATCGCGGAAGTAGCGTCTTTCATGCCTGCTACAGGTGCTACTATAAGACATTCGGAACAATTCATCGATGAGGCTGTTGGCTTTACATTTGGTTGGATTTCCACTTATTCCTCATTGATGCCGGGGGAATTATCTGCCGCCACAGT from Zygotorulaspora mrakii chromosome 7, complete sequence includes the following:
- a CDS encoding sugar porter family MFS transporter, with the translated sequence MYIYTCVYVYRNTSDIDKYSGVFLFKREPRQENRKKSNMGFEKLGIRNIFARVEERPTPPKVYNWRIYATALLAATSSVLIGYDSGFIGGTVANEHFLTNFNMEPHTTRAQDSTANVISCFHAAAFFGALFGYPMAHFFGRKISLIVFAAIGTVGSSIMLIAVGGNIIPLYIGRVMTGLTVGASTNLTVVYLSEVAPSSIRGQIVALFEVGWRVGDLVGFWINYGVVEHVAPGNRQWLIPVAIQIIPAAMFLLASVVLVESPRWLFQVGRENEALKNLCWLRQLSIDDDYMDWEINSIKESIALQNSTIGNGILDPAKEVFINNTKYFKRLGITFCLFLFQNFMGIQALNYYSVTLFQSLGVRGTNASLFSSGLFAVCKFICTFIYVFLIVDQCGRRYAFLVSSTFCSIFFWYIGAYLKIADPTRPGADAGQGGKAAIAMMYLWTVSFICAWSGGPFVWAAEVYEQNIRVFTQSLNAAVSWVPIFIMTRLTTNMVNAMHYGIFFFFASIAALSVPFVFFFVPETKGIPLEEIDRLFEKGIPAYRAHNIVHQYLKDSVVEESDKGSTDSNYGFEIFDAATKQKNEEIFIENAENSSTFEH